One genomic region from Nilaparvata lugens isolate BPH chromosome 3, ASM1435652v1, whole genome shotgun sequence encodes:
- the LOC120350274 gene encoding cholecystokinin receptor type A-like, producing the protein MLFVVVGEFFICWTPIHILNTVYLFNPDFFRTYLGNYLYLVQILAYVSSCCNPITYCFMNRKFRQAFLSIFKCYQCARICCFCSGAAVDGPLGACSQLEEPGPSGQNNSELSANDSTLYVGRGCRSEVVVLDGKSVFSNGCPGTTSPLSYTESSGKSIDQI; encoded by the exons ATGCTGTTCGTGGTAGTGGGGGAGTTTTTCATATGCTGGACACCAATCCATATTTTGAACACCGTCTACCTGTTCAATCCAGACTTTTTCCGAACCTACCTGGGAAATTATCTGTACCTGGTACAGATTCTAGCTTATGTCAGCTCCTGCTGCAACCCAATCACATACTGCTTCATGAATCGCAAATTCCGACAAGCATTTCTTAGCATATTCAAGTGCTATCAATGTGCAAG AATATGTTGCTTTTGCTCGGGAGCTGCTGTTGACGGACCTTTAGGAGCATGCAGCCAGTTGGAAGAGCCGGGACCATCTGGCCAGAACAACTCTGAACTCTCAGCAAACGATTCAACTCTCTATGTGGGGAGAGGATGTCGATCAG AAGTGGTGGTACTGGACGGGAAGAGCGTGTTTAGCAATGGCTGCCCCGGCACGACGAGCCCACTTTCCTATACAgagtcgtctggaaagagcatcGATCAAATTTAA
- the LOC120350275 gene encoding uncharacterized protein LOC120350275, translating to MTSQYVISCQISAIGRFFAVDAGSSGAVCGGGGGGGDSALANESASLTNNILSAGKLRQHRSLQHFSRATAKYTSTSTDKKKDTVKLCFFKLRLRGIANAKQSPHLAMPLVDSNHVANDAGGEVCDHYSEASADKESTYTFSRHAIRSNYMDKSIEAKKKVPFIPLDLILLK from the exons ATGACTTCGCAGTACGTCATAAG TTGCCAAATATCTGCTATTGGACGATTTTTTGCAGTTGATGCCGGATCGAGTGGAGCAGTatgtggtggaggaggaggaggaggggattCAGCATTGGCCAATGAATCAGCGTCGCTGACGAACAACATTCTATCAGCAGGAAAGCTGCGTCAGCATCGATCACTGCAACACTTCTCCAGAGCCACAGCTAAATACACGTCAACTTCCACTGACAAGAAAAAAGATACAGTCAAACTGTGCTTTTTCAAG TTGCGATTGCGCGGAATTGCGAATGCAAAGCAGTCACCACACTTGGCAATGCCACTGGTGGATAGCAACCACGTGGCTAACGATGCAGGTGGAGAAGTGTGCGACCACTATTCGGAGGCCTCTGCCGACAAGGAGTCCACCTACACGTTCAGTCGTCATGCCATACGATCCAACTACATGGATAAGAGCATCGAGGCTAAGAAAAAGGTGCCATTCATTCCACTTGATTTGATCTTGTTAAAATAA